Proteins encoded within one genomic window of Vidua macroura isolate BioBank_ID:100142 chromosome 2, ASM2450914v1, whole genome shotgun sequence:
- the TMEM47 gene encoding transmembrane protein 47 isoform X1, with protein sequence MASAGSGMEEVRVSVLTPLKLVGLVCIFLALCLDLGAVLSPAWVTADHQYYLSLWESCRKPGNLDSWLCESTLHSDWQIATLALLLGGAAIILIAFLVGLISICVGSRRRFYRPVAVMLFAAVVLQVCSLVLYPIKFIETVSLKIYHEFNWGYGLAWGATIFSFGGAILYCLNPKNYEDYY encoded by the exons ATGGCTTCGGCCGGCAGCGGCATGGAGGAGGTGCGCGTCTCGGTGCTGACCCCGCTGAAGCTGGTGGGGCTGGTGTGCATCTTTCTGGCGCTGTGCCTGgacctgggagctgtgctgagccccgCTTGGGTGACGGCGGACCACCAGTACTACCTGTCCCTTTGGGAGTCCTGCCGGAAGCCCGGCAACTTGGACAGCTGGCTCTGCGAGTCGACGCTGCACAGCG acTGGCAGATAGCTACTCTGGCTCTGCTACTGGGTGGTGCTGCCATTATTCTCATAGCTTTCCTGGTTGGGCTGATCTCCATCTGCGTGGGATCTCGGAGGCGGTTCTACAGACCAGTTGCAGTCATGCTCTTTGCTGCAG ttgtTCTCCAGGTCTGCAGCTTAGTCCTTTACCCAATCAAGTTCATCGAAACGGTCAGCTTGAAAATATACCATGAATTCAACTGGGGCTATGGCCTGGCGTGGGGTGCAACTATATTTTCATTTGGGGGTGCCATTCTTTATTGCCTGAACCCTAAGAACTATGAAGACTATTACTAG
- the TMEM47 gene encoding transmembrane protein 47 isoform X2, producing MASAGSGMEEVRVSVLTPLKLVGLVCIFLALCLDLGAVLSPAWVTADHQYYLSLWESCRKPGNLDSWLCESTLHSDWQIATLALLLGGAAIILIAFLVGLISICVGSRRRFYRPVAVMLFAAAWMFQILLRLTNHGLPSSCHSHLHWSQQLKPLLIAHNEEDDRTFGMY from the exons ATGGCTTCGGCCGGCAGCGGCATGGAGGAGGTGCGCGTCTCGGTGCTGACCCCGCTGAAGCTGGTGGGGCTGGTGTGCATCTTTCTGGCGCTGTGCCTGgacctgggagctgtgctgagccccgCTTGGGTGACGGCGGACCACCAGTACTACCTGTCCCTTTGGGAGTCCTGCCGGAAGCCCGGCAACTTGGACAGCTGGCTCTGCGAGTCGACGCTGCACAGCG acTGGCAGATAGCTACTCTGGCTCTGCTACTGGGTGGTGCTGCCATTATTCTCATAGCTTTCCTGGTTGGGCTGATCTCCATCTGCGTGGGATCTCGGAGGCGGTTCTACAGACCAGTTGCAGTCATGCTCTTTGCTGCAG CATGGATGTTTCAGATTCTCCTGAGACTCACCAACCATGGTTTGCCTTCGTCCTGTCACTCACATCTGCATTGGAGCCAGCAGCTTAAGCCCCTTCTGATAGCCCATAATGAAGAGGATGACAGAACCTTTGGGATGTATTAA